In Crassostrea angulata isolate pt1a10 chromosome 4, ASM2561291v2, whole genome shotgun sequence, one genomic interval encodes:
- the LOC128181955 gene encoding zinc finger protein Gfi-1b-like, with protein MPKSFLVKHKNICAFYDREAMETNQSAFQLVMPSSLNLADSKFSDKYLSERPSSDLQQTDPLLHPGGLFRPWMDQSMKNSSMDSLAARHMMTMMHPSLRIGFDTRYLLHNFLLSYNHYFGGYPFKYGAMYPSPVSESQSAKEEDNIDDISLLETSNGAYECTKCNKFFSTPHGLEVHVRRSHSGSRPYACEICNKTFGHAVSLDQHRIVHTQERSFECKQCGKCFKRSSTLSTHLLIHSDTRPYPCPYCGKRFHQKSDMKKHTYIHTGEKPHKCLQCGKAFSQSSNLITHSRKHTGFKPFACEKCGRAFQRKVDLRRHVETQHTVTMERGVISSMMFPFIMVGFLTLLSVLGVALGAAVPSDPYAALTVLKQSCRDTNTCPLVYSEESLRARLTPEQYHVTREKGTERRFSPGYDNHKHGLYHCVVCNNTLFSSAHKYNSGTGWPSFYDRIGTQMGIVDDYAYGMHRLEVTCERCGSHIGHVFNDGPAPTGLRYCMNSAAMLFVPDHSNENHVQPLGKK; from the exons ATGCCAAAATCATTTCTTGTCAAGCATAAGAATATCTGTGCTTTTTACGACCGTGAAGCAATGGAGACAAACCAAAGCGCCTTCCAATTGGTGATGCCTTCTTCTCTCAATC TTGCAGATTCAAAGTTCAGCGATAAATATTTATCAGAGAGACCCTCCTCCGATCTCCAACAAACTGATCCTCTCCTCCACCCCGGGGGACTATTCAGACCGTGGATGGACCAAAGCATGAAAAACTCCa GCATGGATTCTTTAGCTGCAAGACACATGATGACGATGATGCATCCCAGTCTTAGGATCGGGTTCGACACCCGCTATCTCCTGCACAACTTCCTGTTGTCATACAATCATTACTTCGGTGGTTATCCTTTTAAATATGGGGCCATGTATCCTTCTCCTGTATCGGAATCTCAGTCGGCGAAAGAAGAAGACAACATCGACGACATTTCCTTGTTGGAAACAAGCAATGGAGCCTATGAGTGCACAAAATGCAACAAATTCTTCAGCACGCCGCACGGGCTCGAGGTTCACGTACGAAGGTCACACAGCGGGTCAAGGCCATACGCATGCGAGATCTGTAACAAGACTTTTGGACATGCCGTCAGTTTAGACCAACATCGAATTGTACATACCCAGGAGCGGAGCTTCGAGTGCAAGCAATGTGGGAAGTGTTTCAAGAGGTCGTCGACGCTTTCAACTCACCTTCTGATCCACAGCGACACACGGCCCTACCCCTGTCCGTACTGTGGCAAAAGATTTCACCAGAAGTCCGACATGAAAAAGCACACGTACATCCACACAG gtGAAAAACCACACAAGTGTCTACAATGTGGGAAGGCTTTCAGCCAATCGTCAAATCTGATCACACACAGCAGAAAACACACGGGATTCAAACCATTCGCCTGCGAGAAATGTGGACGGGCTTTCCAGCGAAAAGTGGACCTACGGCGTCACGTGGAAACCCAGCATACCGTTACCATGGAGAGGGGAGTGATATCATCCATGATGTTTCC ATTTATTATGGTGGGCTTTCTAACTCTCCTCTCTGTGCTGGGGGTCGCCTTGGGTGCAGCCGTACCCTCCGATCCATACGCGGCACTGACCGTCCTGAAGCAGTCCTGTCGGGATACCAATACCTGTCCACTGGTGTACTCGGAGGAAAGTCTGCGCGCGCGTCTTACGCCTGAACAGTACCACGTGACTCGTGAAAAAGGAACAGAAAG GCGGTTTTCTCCTGGTTACGACAACCATAAACATGGTTTGTACCACTGTGTCGTCTGCAACAACACCCTCTTCTCGTCTGCTCATAAATACAACTCCGGGACCGGATGGCCGTCATTTTACGACAGGATAGGAACACAGATGGGCATTGTTGACGATTACGCCTACG GCATGCATAGACTGGAAGTGACATGTGAGCGATGCGGATCACACATTGGTCACGTGTTTAACGATGGACCTGCACCCACGGGTCTCCGATACTGCATGAACTCTGCCGCCATGTTGTTTGTTCCAGATCACAGCAACGAAAACCATGTGCAGCCTTTGGGCAAAAAATAA